Genomic window (Nymphalis io chromosome 28, ilAglIoxx1.1, whole genome shotgun sequence):
TTTTTAAACTTTCAGGAACCAACTCTCTACATAGTCAAAGGAATGTGTATCCTAGACAATGACGGTAACAGATTACTTGCAAAATATTATGACAAAGATATTCTGCCAACAGCCAAGGAACAGAAGGCATTTGAAAAGAACCTCTTTAATAAGACACAcaggtaaaatataaatatactcagTATTATAGAATTCCAtgatattataacttattttggCTACAGTAACCATTTTTAATGGAAACTTGAGTGAATGCAAATAGAAAGTTCAGGTGAAAAACCTACTGTCTTTACATGCTCTCCAAAGCatacattttttacatatttcagctaaaagtaaatgtatgtaaataaaaatttactaaaataacagTTTGTCAATAAACTTGATAAAAAGCATTTTCGGTTTTGAGATTTATTTGTCATGCTGATGATCAGTTGCGtatgcattgtttttttttaactgaaacTGCTTAGGGTAAATTTACTAAGCTTACAAAGGgtagctattatttatattatataaatgacaccATTCATCATATCCTTTTTAAGCATAACTTGGTCGTAAGGGAGGTACCACTAACTCATTACATACTGGACCACCtaaatattctgtattattgtgttttcGTTGgtagggtgagtaagccagtgacACTTCAGGCAGTAGGCTTAACATTTAGTCGCCAATATCAGTGGTACATTGGCaatgtatggaatggttaatatttcatacggcAATGATGTACTACGGGCACAGGTAGTAAGATTCACCATCAGCGGATTCAGgtatattataagcataaactatttattaattcatataaattcatattttagagCCAATGCTGAAATTATAATGCTGGATGGGTTGACATGTGTCTACAAGAATAATGTCGATCTCTTCTTCTATGTCATGGGAAGCTCCCATGAGAATGAGGTATGTTTAAACTatcttcattataatataattattgtgtaaaaaacacagtaacactggACATTGGTTGTGACTGGCTCTCGTCGTTCATGAAAGAATGTgatgtttctttaaatataaactgttaatttatttaaaaatgtaattagttactaccttttgcttctgttattgttttttgttctttatttaaatatttttattttctgtttttattttatttttgatttgtatattttgtaattgtgtttgtgaatggtgtgtgCTCCTGCAATGgattgtgcatagttagttttaagttaatgtaaaaatgatttgaatgtgtgttatgtacaactgttgcagatccaaataaataaatatacaattatatatttattatagttccTTTTACCGTCTTTGGGATACCATTCAATGATTGCCATACTCCATTTGCCTCTGTTGTCTTGCATCATATGGCCTGTCTACTGCCATTTCTGTATTTTAGGGCGGTAGATGTACATATGGCTGATTTTGATCCGACTCATGCAGGTTGTGTTGCAATGTTTTCCTATGTTGAAATACAAACATAGTTCGGAATTCTTTATACTCACATTTTATCTTTTCAAAATCGACTCTGCTCATATTTACTCACACAGTATCAACGACTTTTGTAACActaccttatataatataataattacactttTGAACCTGGGATCTAGGGCCTTAAAGGTTAGgcagttaaaaataatacccaaaataaaattgtaatttttaacctATCAATATCTAGTACATAAAAACTGActccattaaaaattatataaagaaccCATATAATAGACATAAGTACTAAACTATCCTGTTGCATAATTTATGAAACTAATATTGATGGGGCACCTTATAATATTGCTCAATCTCTTAACTATCTATTTCAGCTAATCCTTCAATCAGTCCTCAACGCCCTTTATGAGTCCGTCAGCATCCTATTAAGGAGGAACGTCGAGAAGCGTATGCTCTTGGACAATTTGGATGCTGTGATGCTGGCCTTCGACGAGATCTGTGATGGAGGGtgagcttaaaataaatatatatctcttataatataatcttccTCCTGATTTCTAGAAGCAAGTGCACATCTCTAgataattatagaaattataaataaacaatatcttactTTCTTGTGTTGAAATGCCATTAGTTTTATTAGTTCTTTacgtaatttgtgttttattatgtaaattcttttatataaacttattgtaattttattaggcgctatattaatacaaaaaaaaaacagactcaTTTTCCTTTCTACAAATTTCATCTTTCTAAACTCGTCACAAGATTGATACTCAGTCACACGACAACGGACAAAAATTTTTGAAGTTTTTCCATTattctgctccaatgcgattgcaggcttaataaaaaacttatttgttattaggaagacaaacaggtaaacacataaaaatattaaattaaaaaaacacacacaccaatcaagtctTCACAAAAAAGCATAGCAGATtgttgactaaaataatatatgataaagtaAACAgtgattaaaatgttaattctattcaatattatttattaattacagagTAATCCTGGACGCTGATCCAACATCCATCGTTGGTCGAGCAGCTCTCCGTACTGAGGACGTACCGCTGGGAGAGCAAACAGTAGTCCAGGTAATGGACCactttaataagttattttggtAGCTCTAAATAATATTctgtttcattaataatttgtataagttgtaaacaatataaaaaagtagttaacaagtttcatatttaatattaacttttgaattattttacaagaaacatttaaaatcaaacaaatataatagttaGTCTTctctgaataataataattcgattaaatagtttattattattgactagACCCATGCTCAACGGGatcaagtaattaaaatattctttatataagtataagtagATCCATAAAATCGCTTTGAATCGTCATGGTAACTCAATATCAACTTCTCAAGTTCACATATCGTTTAACCTaaactaaaacatataaaaatcacTATGATTCTAGCTTAACCAGTTTCTGCCAAAGAAAAAGGGTCGTTTACACCCCACTAAAAAGTCTTTCTATATTTTTCTAGTATTttgatgattatatatatttattacatatgtacatagtttctatgtattataaattaaatgttttaaatctaaataaaatgaattccaCAGAGAACTCTAAGGTTCACTGGAAGCTAATTTTTTGGTCTTTTTGAGATAGATCCGCTTTgtacttgtataataaaaaatagcattaagtattttttgtccatgataattttttcatattatctgtacaaagaaaaaaaaaaacaaataaaccctACTACTTTATTTCAATGACATAAGGactaaagataaacaaatctttctaaatatatataaatattccataccgtaaccgtaacagcctgtgaatgtcccactgctgggctaaaggcctcctctcctctttttgaggagaaggtttggagcttattccaccacgctgctccaatgcgggttggtagaattcacatgtggcagaatttcagtgaaattagacacatgcaggtttcctcacgatgttttccttcaccgtaaagcacgagatgaattataatcacaaattaagcacatgaaaattcagtggtgcttgcccgggtttgaacccacgatcatcggttaagattcacgcgttcttaccacagggccatctcggcttaaatattaaatattccatgCAAATTGTTAATAACTCAGAAGAATATAGAATATTTCGCACTACAAAACTACAGACCGGTCTCGATTAATACACCTTTATTTCTAATAACACATCACTACTACGAAATTCGGATAAAAACTTCGTTCACattaaaaacgccattttttcacgaatccataattaatatcatatcaaTTCAAGGCCAAACTTTCTCCTttcaaacttgtttatttactttaacttGTTTCATTCGAATGGGctgtatatagttttattaataaactagcCTGGAAatagtagtatatatttaattgtttacgcttgtacaaattttaatgaaataatatatattatatacatattatatactgtgTATATGTAATAGTTGACTGtagataaaatttaaaggatTGCTTGCTTTGAGAAtagattatgtattttaattgagtTCAATTGTTCaaacaattgtttattattaatctgtACCACCATTttgaaaaattacataattttagtaaGTGGCCGTTCATTtattaagtaagttttttttttcattgaagcTGTCTTCGCTATGTtgcttttcaatattatttttttagttgagtttgtatatagatacaaacaaaaatgttttacagtgataaaaatatatatataaatgaatatacaggttgttttaaattcatttgcATTGATTGATCATGTTATACAACTAActttaaagcaatattttaatttttataaaattcaatcgCTATCTCAAGCTCGTAGAATGTTATTATGACTTAGCAGAAGTCAAATTTGaaagtatttcaaaaataatttttatgagGAATAGCATCgcatattaagtaattaatgattaagGAATTGAGTGGTGATGTGGTACACTAGCTCATTACTGCAGACCACCAATTACCAGCGACCCCACAACCAGGAAGTACAACTAATCACTATACTATAAATCCAGAGTCAAAGAATTGTctattaaaggaaaaaaaaaacaaaaacgtatTTGCAtttggtttataatattttgggGTTGCGCtaacaaataaactattatCAATACTATGAGGTCTCCTGCccttataaacaataattactaattGCGTACACTTGAGTGATCTTCTTGATACCATATAAAACTCATTGCAGAATTGTGTAATgtcagataataataatgaaaataatttaatgtgtaaTGTCAAGTTATATGCGagattgactataataattatgatatttaaatgatatacaaGTGACatatgaagtgagttcttacaaaatagcactgcagttaaaatatgatatgtaatgactttacttattttttttccttttataatttactgGCAGGACAgaaacgcaatttttttttaaattattgctttTTTGTTATAGCGCAGAGCTAAAGCAGATTAATATTTAGagcaatcaattaaaatatatatttaattttgaatgaaattaatatcatatgaattattaaacaaaacaattattttgagCACACcatcacaaataataataaataataagaagatGGTTTATTTCTTTAACTTAAACTGTGGGGAGGGGTACAAGTTACTGAGTTAACCTGTGCTAAGAATCCCAGCTCTTCcacataaaaaaatcagtaaGTTTGACTACTAActgttcttaaaatatatacaatgaatACATAGATGTTatatagtttagtttttttaaacagattgGTAGTTGATATTAAAGCGATCAGACAAATAAACTCTTcagcttatatataatagtaaatatgtaaaacaaattGGCTTTCGAATATCAATCAAATATCAACCTTACCTAAAAAACGAATGGCCACTTGGaactctataaataatataaatatattaattatttagtaataattcatttttctaTAGAACTTGTAATGAATCGAGCTGTTCTAGGCTCTAGCTAAGTCTATCTTATGTGGCATTTGTATGTACATTGTATGCGCAAACTCACCGTGTATGTAAACAGCTTAAgtttcgtttaattaaattcgatttatgaaaaaaaaacgttctaAAAAAAGTGAACAAAAAACATTGccatatattttatgaacagGGTACCATAGTAAGATAAAAGTCGTAGAACAAAGTATTTGGTAAATAACAGACTGTAAAACCATCAATCACTAAGAGACA
Coding sequences:
- the LOC126779145 gene encoding coatomer subunit zeta-1 isoform X2, yielding MVHTGTIDGALFEPTLYIVKGMCILDNDGNRLLAKYYDKDILPTAKEQKAFEKNLFNKTHRANAEIIMLDGLTCVYKNNVDLFFYVMGSSHENELILQSVLNALYESVSILLRRNVEKRMLLDNLDAVMLAFDEICDGGVILDADPTSIVGRAALRTEDVPLGEQTVVQVLQSAKEQLKWSLLK
- the LOC126779145 gene encoding coatomer subunit zeta-1 isoform X4 — translated: MVHTGTIDGALFEPTLYIVKGMCILDNDGNRLLAKYYDKDILPTAKEQKAFEKNLFNKTHRANAEIIMLDGLTCVYKNNVDLFFYVMGSSHENELILQSVLNALYESVSILLRRNVEKRMLLDNLDAVMLAFDEICDGGVILDADPTSIVGRAALRTEDVPLGEQTVVQVLYNLMNNN